A single window of Fischerella sp. PCC 9605 DNA harbors:
- a CDS encoding aminotransferase-like domain-containing protein → MKIFLDRQSAKPLYLQIRDRISSLIKSGALQSGDRLPSIRSLAQSLQVNKLTIIEAYNVLEADGVICARQGSGYFVNTQTFACANLQPTFSPAQDVIIKEPGGNSFFDMHVAAVHAQAQPGMIDLSFGFPRPPKNLAQIAKRALKETNALSKYDLPQGQLTLRRQIAQMLVHLGLNVSTEDLIVTNGSEQALSLAMSHFVKAGDWVIVEAPTYFGAIAILENLGAKIIGIPMTPEGMNLELLEQYLRSHHPKLIYTISTLHNPTGLTTTQAHRQKLLSLAEQYECPILEDNAYEGLNFEPVPAPIKALDTQNLVTYVGTFSKTLIPGLRVGYIVVTGKHYQAILERKLLHDVHVSTFSQAIISEYLASGHSRRHLNQLRAENIQSRNIMLQAIERYFPEEARWTVPKGGLFLWVQLPLDIPIQAITKEALSQNVLIFSGSAFFPDKQGYPAMRLTFANSQEDIEKGIYILGNLLKKYIYKGCERISSYQPLAPSI, encoded by the coding sequence ATGAAGATTTTTTTGGATCGGCAGTCAGCTAAACCTCTTTATTTGCAAATTCGCGATCGCATCAGTAGTCTGATTAAATCTGGAGCGTTGCAAAGTGGCGATCGCCTTCCTTCTATCCGTTCTCTAGCACAGAGTTTGCAAGTCAATAAACTAACCATTATTGAGGCTTATAACGTTTTAGAAGCTGATGGGGTAATTTGTGCGCGTCAGGGTTCTGGTTATTTTGTTAACACTCAAACTTTTGCTTGTGCCAACTTGCAACCAACATTTTCTCCTGCTCAAGACGTAATCATCAAAGAGCCAGGAGGAAATTCTTTTTTTGATATGCATGTGGCTGCGGTACATGCACAAGCGCAGCCAGGGATGATTGATTTGAGTTTTGGCTTTCCTCGTCCGCCTAAGAATCTAGCGCAAATTGCAAAACGAGCACTTAAGGAGACAAACGCATTATCTAAGTACGACTTGCCACAAGGACAGCTAACACTACGCAGACAAATTGCTCAAATGTTGGTACATCTAGGGTTGAATGTATCAACTGAGGATTTAATTGTTACTAATGGCTCCGAGCAAGCCTTGTCATTGGCGATGTCTCATTTTGTCAAAGCGGGAGATTGGGTAATTGTGGAAGCTCCTACATATTTTGGAGCGATCGCCATTCTGGAAAATTTAGGAGCCAAAATCATTGGAATTCCCATGACTCCCGAAGGGATGAATCTGGAACTATTAGAGCAATACCTCCGCAGTCATCACCCGAAACTAATCTATACAATAAGTACGCTACACAATCCTACAGGTTTGACAACCACACAAGCTCATCGTCAAAAATTGCTTTCCCTTGCTGAACAATATGAATGTCCAATTTTGGAAGATAACGCTTACGAAGGATTGAATTTTGAGCCTGTACCAGCTCCAATCAAAGCTTTAGATACACAAAATTTAGTAACTTACGTCGGTACATTTTCTAAAACTTTAATACCTGGATTAAGAGTCGGTTATATCGTAGTTACAGGCAAACATTATCAAGCAATACTTGAACGGAAGTTATTGCATGATGTCCACGTATCCACATTTTCTCAGGCAATAATTAGTGAGTATCTAGCATCAGGACATTCCCGTCGTCACCTCAACCAACTGCGAGCGGAAAATATCCAAAGTCGTAATATTATGTTGCAAGCGATCGAGCGTTATTTTCCCGAAGAGGCAAGGTGGACTGTCCCCAAAGGTGGGTTATTTCTGTGGGTGCAGTTACCATTAGATATTCCTATTCAGGCAATTACTAAAGAAGCCTTGTCACAAAATGTCCTGATTTTTTCAGGTTCAGCATTTTTCCCTGATAAGCAGGGTTATCCAGCAATGCGGCTGACTTTTGCCAATTCACAAGAGGATATTGAAAAAGGCATTTATATTTTAGGTAATTTGCTCAAAAAATATATTTATAAAGGGTGTGAAAGGATATCTAGTTATCAACCCCTTGCACCCAGTATTTAG
- a CDS encoding chemotaxis protein CheW encodes MKIESQQRFLSFSLGEKDIALLTLEYIQEIFPIALTDICRVPQMPSCVLGVYNWRGEMLWLVNLEDMLGYPPLAPQAHLSSKLMVIKLLYQEKSLGVLVREIRDIEPFDPQFLKSPDGQLFSPEMAPFVQGYFVNPAEKILICLDVKAILQTPIWISHNQILS; translated from the coding sequence ATGAAAATAGAAAGTCAGCAAAGATTTTTAAGTTTTTCTTTAGGAGAAAAAGATATTGCGCTCCTCACATTGGAATATATCCAAGAAATATTTCCCATTGCATTGACAGATATCTGCCGAGTACCGCAGATGCCTAGTTGTGTTTTAGGTGTATACAATTGGCGTGGTGAGATGCTGTGGCTAGTTAATTTAGAGGATATGTTAGGTTATCCTCCCTTAGCACCACAAGCGCATTTATCTTCTAAATTGATGGTTATAAAACTCTTATATCAAGAGAAGTCTTTAGGGGTATTAGTGCGTGAAATTCGAGATATTGAGCCATTTGACCCACAATTTTTGAAATCGCCAGATGGTCAGTTATTTTCTCCAGAAATGGCTCCTTTTGTGCAGGGGTACTTCGTGAATCCGGCAGAGAAAATATTAATTTGCTTGGATGTTAAGGCTATACTCCAAACACCAATATGGATAAGTCACAACCAAATTTTGTCTTGA
- a CDS encoding helix-turn-helix transcriptional regulator has translation MVRSLHSLFDAIANARNEQELRLAVTNTVGEHFGVERWGLYLSDDLSTVDVDVQTIPEVCLEGNPVGRYVTERHAPAHEQLILAPGDWQHFCSRQDHAHVMSGPIVCDGRLVGTLNLARADGSPAFDANDLADLSALCLHLSAKLATLRAKPKTFNSPSVSRLTPRELEIAELVAQGLTNGEIGEKLFITQNSVKQALKRMFRKLGVSARAEMVAKLQDIVA, from the coding sequence ATGGTTCGTTCCCTTCATAGTTTATTTGATGCGATCGCCAACGCTCGTAATGAACAAGAACTGCGGCTAGCTGTGACGAACACAGTTGGCGAACATTTTGGCGTGGAACGTTGGGGTCTATATCTATCGGACGACCTGTCCACAGTAGATGTTGACGTTCAAACTATTCCGGAAGTTTGTTTAGAAGGCAATCCGGTTGGGCGCTATGTTACTGAACGTCATGCTCCCGCCCATGAACAATTAATATTAGCCCCAGGAGACTGGCAGCATTTTTGTTCCCGCCAAGACCATGCCCACGTGATGAGTGGGCCAATTGTCTGTGATGGTCGCTTGGTGGGGACGCTGAACCTTGCCCGTGCTGACGGTAGTCCCGCTTTTGATGCCAACGATTTAGCCGACTTGAGTGCTTTGTGCCTGCATTTGTCAGCAAAACTTGCCACCCTCAGGGCGAAACCAAAAACATTCAATTCCCCATCAGTTAGTCGCCTGACTCCGCGCGAGTTAGAAATTGCCGAGTTAGTGGCGCAGGGGTTAACGAATGGGGAAATTGGGGAAAAGCTTTTTATTACGCAAAATTCGGTGAAGCAAGCACTGAAAAGGATGTTTCGCAAGCTGGGAGTATCGGCGCGTGCGGAAATGGTGGCAAAACTGCAAGATATTGTGGCCTAA
- a CDS encoding response regulator transcription factor yields the protein MNTVLVVEDGLADLELISSYLQQAGYHVIRAKSSEEAEEKLMQSQPDLIFLDVILPGKSGFEMCREIKNNPATDKIPVVFCSTKNSDVDKMWGNMLGADAYISKPIDRDELVIVARQLIK from the coding sequence ATGAATACAGTTTTAGTTGTTGAAGATGGATTGGCGGATTTGGAACTTATTAGTAGTTATCTACAACAAGCTGGATATCACGTTATTAGAGCCAAAAGTAGTGAAGAAGCCGAAGAAAAGCTGATGCAAAGTCAGCCTGATTTAATTTTTCTAGATGTGATATTACCAGGGAAAAGCGGTTTTGAGATGTGTCGAGAAATCAAAAATAATCCTGCGACTGATAAGATTCCTGTAGTATTTTGCTCTACTAAAAATAGTGATGTTGATAAAATGTGGGGCAATATGTTGGGCGCGGATGCTTATATAAGTAAGCCGATAGATAGAGATGAACTTGTTATAGTTGCCAGGCAATTAATTAAGTGA
- a CDS encoding DUF1838 domain-containing protein, translating into MGAQIQELDASHWVKTRSSLDPTESSFLVWTGKIYAFIPGEKRTLLFKMVGMSVSRCIPTEEDSWDFTSRELTYYLNPETQEVLHKWDNPWTRETVPVMHVANNPVQGHFKGKFPAQVDDDSTTFVFDIFPTYPNPIVENSKLAKYSPQSTYQAAELFKITVPTADLFNSELPSVSQLRLSWDRIGQWLPWMKMGDRPGYLIYSAYGSKVNGFNELPQLLQDEINNRVPLYRNAPPSFLDVEDMTSWLYFQQNFDAYLAGERFPLPAAEEN; encoded by the coding sequence ATGGGTGCCCAAATTCAAGAATTAGACGCCTCGCACTGGGTTAAAACTCGTTCCTCCTTAGATCCCACCGAATCCAGTTTTCTTGTCTGGACAGGCAAAATCTACGCTTTTATTCCTGGTGAGAAGCGAACACTCTTGTTTAAAATGGTCGGCATGAGTGTGAGCAGATGCATTCCCACAGAAGAGGATAGCTGGGATTTTACCTCTAGGGAACTGACTTACTACCTCAACCCAGAGACACAAGAAGTGTTGCATAAGTGGGATAATCCTTGGACAAGGGAAACAGTTCCAGTGATGCACGTTGCAAATAATCCCGTGCAAGGTCACTTTAAAGGCAAGTTTCCGGCACAAGTAGATGATGACAGTACAACTTTTGTGTTTGATATATTTCCTACTTATCCCAACCCCATAGTAGAAAATTCAAAACTTGCTAAATACAGCCCACAATCTACTTATCAAGCAGCGGAGTTATTTAAAATCACCGTTCCTACCGCAGATTTATTTAATTCAGAACTTCCTTCGGTTTCTCAACTCCGGCTGAGCTGGGATAGGATTGGTCAGTGGCTTCCTTGGATGAAAATGGGCGATCGCCCCGGTTATCTCATTTACAGTGCTTATGGTAGCAAAGTCAATGGCTTCAATGAGTTACCGCAACTGCTTCAAGACGAAATTAATAACCGTGTTCCTTTGTATAGGAATGCTCCCCCATCTTTTTTAGATGTAGAAGATATGACCTCTTGGCTTTACTTTCAACAAAACTTTGATGCTTATTTAGCTGGCGAAAGATTCCCCTTACCAGCAGCAGAAGAAAATTAA
- a CDS encoding response regulator, whose translation MNHPEQMGVKNLLLEFQNFHQTQYSGALDITTSHRHKFRFYYHQGSIVWATGGNHPHRRLRRHMAQHFPQIDLQNLQWRWQNLSINNWDYQLLKALHQKQKIQLSQVNLIVESTIAEILFDIIQQAHSTHVFCERRLEVILDSPMSFSSIEISLQQVRQLWQNWSQAGLSRVSPNLAPCVNQPEQLQQQVNQSVYNNFITLMNGKYTLRDIAVKMKQGVLPITNYLIPYIKKGQIQLREVTDWHLNINTATGTSVDTPLIKQTNLLVACVDDSPQVGRILGEMIIPNGLKFIHIQDSTKALEILIERKPNLIFLDLMMPCTNGYELCAQLRRISLFNQTPIIILTGSDGIFDRTRAKVVGSTDFITKPIVADKVMGILRKYLSVQSSVNKILEQPATVQV comes from the coding sequence ATGAATCATCCTGAACAGATGGGTGTGAAGAATTTACTATTGGAGTTTCAAAATTTTCATCAAACACAATATAGTGGCGCACTAGATATTACAACTAGTCATCGTCATAAATTTCGCTTTTATTATCATCAAGGAAGTATTGTTTGGGCAACAGGTGGAAATCACCCTCACCGACGCTTACGCAGACACATGGCTCAACATTTTCCTCAAATAGATTTGCAGAATCTCCAGTGGCGCTGGCAAAACCTATCGATAAACAATTGGGATTACCAGTTATTGAAAGCTTTACACCAAAAGCAGAAAATTCAATTGTCACAAGTTAATCTGATTGTGGAAAGTACGATCGCAGAAATCTTGTTTGATATTATCCAGCAAGCACATTCTACTCATGTTTTTTGCGAACGTCGTTTAGAAGTTATTTTAGATTCACCTATGAGTTTTTCAAGTATAGAAATCTCTTTGCAGCAGGTACGCCAGTTATGGCAAAATTGGTCACAAGCAGGATTATCAAGAGTTTCTCCTAATCTAGCGCCTTGTGTAAACCAACCAGAACAATTGCAACAACAAGTTAATCAAAGTGTCTACAATAATTTTATCACTTTAATGAATGGTAAATATACTTTGCGTGATATTGCTGTGAAAATGAAGCAAGGTGTGTTGCCTATTACTAATTATTTAATCCCATACATAAAAAAAGGACAGATTCAGCTTCGAGAAGTAACGGATTGGCATTTAAATATAAATACAGCCACAGGAACTTCTGTGGATACACCGTTAATCAAACAAACAAATCTATTAGTTGCTTGTGTGGATGATAGTCCACAAGTAGGACGTATATTGGGTGAAATGATTATTCCTAATGGTTTGAAATTTATTCATATTCAAGATTCTACAAAAGCTCTAGAGATTTTAATTGAACGAAAGCCAAATCTGATTTTCTTAGATTTAATGATGCCATGCACAAATGGTTACGAACTTTGCGCTCAATTACGAAGAATTTCTCTTTTTAACCAGACACCAATCATTATTTTAACAGGCAGTGATGGCATTTTTGATAGAACTCGCGCTAAGGTAGTAGGCTCTACGGATTTTATCACTAAACCAATTGTAGCTGACAAAGTGATGGGTATATTACGTAAATATTTGTCAGTTCAATCATCCGTCAATAAGATACTTGAGCAACCTGCGACAGTACAAGTTTAG
- a CDS encoding phosphoribosylanthranilate isomerase, which yields MERTVTPRVKICCISSIEEAWTAIRCGASALGLVSTMPSGPGVISFDLIAEIVAVVPPPIATFLLTCSQDANEIIEQLKYCRTNTVQICDRLEFGSYQDIRNALPGISIVQVIHVSTEESIEEAIALAPQVDAILLDSGNQSLLVKELGGTGRIHNWNLSAKIRELVDVPIFLAGGIKPENVALAVKQVGPFGLDLCSGVRSDGKLDLDKLKCLFQELKSCI from the coding sequence ATGGAAAGAACAGTAACGCCAAGAGTCAAGATTTGCTGTATCAGCAGCATTGAGGAAGCATGGACTGCCATTCGCTGCGGTGCATCTGCTCTTGGCTTGGTTTCTACAATGCCAAGTGGCCCTGGTGTCATCTCTTTTGATCTAATTGCCGAAATCGTCGCTGTTGTACCACCGCCAATAGCTACTTTTTTGCTGACTTGCAGCCAAGATGCGAACGAGATTATAGAACAGCTGAAGTACTGCCGTACAAACACCGTGCAAATATGCGATCGCTTAGAATTTGGCAGCTATCAAGATATTCGCAACGCTTTGCCAGGAATCTCGATTGTGCAAGTAATCCACGTTAGTACAGAAGAATCTATAGAAGAGGCGATCGCACTAGCACCTCAGGTAGATGCAATTCTTCTAGATTCTGGTAATCAATCACTGCTAGTAAAAGAGTTAGGAGGTACAGGACGCATCCACAACTGGAATTTGAGTGCTAAAATTCGCGAACTAGTGGACGTACCAATTTTCTTAGCAGGAGGGATAAAGCCTGAAAATGTTGCTTTGGCAGTCAAGCAAGTCGGCCCTTTTGGATTGGATTTGTGTAGTGGAGTTCGCAGTGATGGCAAATTAGATCTAGACAAGCTCAAGTGTTTATTTCAAGAGTTGAAATCTTGTATTTGA
- a CDS encoding DUF4383 domain-containing protein, whose amino-acid sequence MENINAAKITERYCALTIGILFLLLGLAGFIPALVSVPGTNISYIPVDLSPNAYAAGFGYVFGVFPTNFLHNLVHCAVGLWGIASYTSASSARLFNRAFAVAYIIIAIMGLLPFAKTFFGLMPLFGNNVWLNALTAVAAGYYGIIIPAKITGVSVSHNV is encoded by the coding sequence ATGGAAAATATCAACGCTGCAAAAATCACTGAGCGTTACTGTGCCTTAACGATCGGAATTCTGTTTTTGCTTTTAGGTTTAGCTGGGTTCATACCAGCTTTAGTTTCTGTACCTGGAACAAATATATCTTACATCCCGGTTGATCTATCTCCTAACGCCTATGCTGCGGGATTCGGTTATGTATTTGGTGTGTTTCCCACCAACTTCTTGCATAACCTTGTACACTGCGCCGTAGGACTATGGGGAATTGCCTCCTATACTAGCGCTAGCAGTGCGCGTCTTTTCAATCGTGCTTTTGCAGTTGCCTATATAATAATTGCCATCATGGGATTGTTGCCCTTCGCTAAGACATTTTTTGGCTTAATGCCACTGTTCGGTAATAATGTTTGGTTAAATGCCCTCACTGCTGTAGCCGCTGGCTATTATGGCATTATCATACCAGCCAAAATAACTGGTGTGAGTGTATCCCACAATGTTTAA
- a CDS encoding DNA adenine methylase, with protein MLKSPLRYPGGKSKALNTIAEYLPDSFSEFREPFIGGGSVFIYLKQKFPDVKFWINDLNRELFLFWKFAQSNLPQLVAEVRRIKHSYTDGRLLFEELTTIDVNELSDFDRAVRFFVLNRITFSGTVESGGFSQEAFHKRFTDSSIERLEKLESILTDNVKITNLDYSHLLNAEGEDVFLFLDPPYFTATKSKLYGKDGDLHTSFDHQIFAELVQKCYHRWLITYDDSPQIRENFQPFHIYSWELQYGMNNYKQSGAAKGKELLITNYKIHQIWEQKLKNNSLANTSGQLSLNFFN; from the coding sequence ATGCTAAAAAGCCCTCTCCGTTACCCAGGTGGTAAATCAAAAGCGCTCAATACAATTGCTGAATATTTGCCAGATAGTTTTTCTGAATTTAGAGAACCTTTTATAGGTGGTGGCTCTGTATTTATATACTTAAAACAAAAGTTTCCTGATGTGAAGTTTTGGATTAACGATTTAAATCGTGAGTTATTCCTTTTCTGGAAGTTTGCTCAGTCTAATCTACCTCAGCTAGTTGCAGAAGTTCGTCGGATTAAACATAGTTATACAGACGGCAGATTATTATTTGAAGAATTGACAACCATAGATGTAAATGAATTATCTGATTTTGATAGAGCCGTGCGCTTTTTTGTTCTCAATAGAATTACTTTTTCTGGCACTGTAGAATCAGGAGGATTTTCTCAAGAAGCCTTTCATAAAAGATTTACTGACTCATCAATAGAACGTCTAGAAAAATTAGAATCCATTTTAACAGATAATGTCAAGATTACTAACTTGGATTACAGTCACCTTTTAAATGCAGAAGGTGAAGATGTATTTTTATTTTTAGATCCGCCCTATTTTACTGCTACAAAATCAAAATTATATGGTAAGGATGGTGATTTACACACTTCTTTTGATCATCAAATATTTGCCGAACTTGTGCAAAAATGTTACCATCGCTGGCTGATAACTTATGATGACTCTCCCCAAATTCGCGAAAATTTTCAACCATTTCATATCTATAGTTGGGAATTGCAATATGGAATGAATAATTATAAACAGAGTGGTGCTGCCAAGGGAAAAGAATTATTAATTACAAACTACAAGATTCACCAGATTTGGGAGCAGAAATTGAAAAATAACAGCCTTGCCAATACATCTGGACAATTGAGCCTGAATTTTTTCAACTAA
- a CDS encoding DUF3386 domain-containing protein, with protein MTATQVSAQELFRAAYENRYTWDKNFPGYTADITYKQDEQVFTGKIRVNANLKAEVFEVEDEQAKQAIHNQAWEIAVHRVRRSFEETHGANTFSYGDTDETGAVEIIVGGKSTGDKYKVRNNIVSLVHRHIHGVVVTINTFSTQDTGEGYLSHTYDSVYHDPKTGEQKGGRSEFEDEYEKVGNYFILNRRFISTDTKAQPSIQEFIFSNIKLLEPVAA; from the coding sequence GTGACTGCAACACAAGTCTCTGCCCAAGAACTCTTCCGGGCTGCTTACGAGAACCGTTATACTTGGGATAAAAATTTCCCTGGATACACCGCAGATATAACCTATAAGCAAGACGAGCAGGTGTTTACAGGCAAAATTCGCGTCAACGCCAATCTCAAAGCGGAGGTTTTTGAGGTAGAAGATGAACAAGCCAAGCAGGCAATTCACAATCAGGCTTGGGAAATAGCCGTTCATCGCGTCCGTCGCAGCTTTGAAGAAACCCACGGTGCAAATACATTTAGCTATGGTGACACCGATGAGACAGGCGCAGTTGAGATTATAGTTGGCGGTAAGTCCACAGGCGACAAATACAAAGTTCGTAACAACATAGTCAGCCTCGTTCACCGTCACATTCACGGCGTTGTTGTCACAATTAACACCTTTAGCACTCAGGACACTGGGGAAGGCTACCTCTCTCACACCTACGACTCCGTATACCACGATCCGAAAACGGGGGAACAAAAAGGCGGTAGAAGCGAATTCGAGGATGAATACGAAAAGGTTGGTAACTATTTCATTTTGAATCGTCGTTTTATTAGCACCGATACAAAAGCACAACCTTCAATCCAAGAATTTATCTTTTCTAACATTAAGTTATTGGAACCTGTTGCAGCCTAA
- a CDS encoding AbrB family transcriptional regulator produces the protein MNQSLNVAANQQKDGTTENPAATNQQQQIKQLIVPALEMLLALPLGLGLSQFNIGGIAWIFGGIASGVAVLQTSRIFYNYSPKPNRITRKIGLVLAGLTIGASNAHTNLANVAAGVPVFIFLTLFLLLCGSCIGYIYSRLSKTNLLTAMLATAPGGVGIMAAIAADYDKNVTLVALVQALRVTSVVFLIPLVARVSSSACFQPQALSIKDGLFSFEPSHLGLLSLALLVTGLAVYLATLLKIPAAPFFAALLVGMAFNPVLDSLTFVGDINFTPPLAIKLLGQILLGITIGEYWGDKSTIRKQTIGYALMSVAMTLAAGAIAALLAMQLTSWDWLTCLLVTAPGGSAEIILVALTLNHNVEIVTAGHVVRLIAINISLPIWVFLFRHLDMKRTEGFLPEK, from the coding sequence ATGAATCAAAGCTTAAATGTTGCTGCTAATCAGCAAAAGGATGGCACTACAGAAAATCCTGCTGCTACCAATCAACAGCAACAAATCAAGCAACTAATTGTCCCTGCTTTAGAAATGCTTCTGGCTTTACCCCTAGGTTTAGGCCTTTCTCAGTTCAACATTGGTGGAATTGCGTGGATATTTGGCGGTATTGCCTCTGGTGTAGCGGTACTTCAGACAAGCCGAATTTTTTATAACTATTCTCCCAAACCCAACCGCATTACTAGAAAGATTGGATTGGTACTTGCAGGGTTGACTATTGGTGCTTCTAATGCCCACACTAATCTAGCCAATGTTGCTGCTGGTGTTCCAGTTTTTATCTTTCTCACCCTTTTTTTACTACTGTGTGGTAGCTGCATTGGCTATATTTACTCGCGTCTGAGCAAAACCAATCTCTTAACAGCAATGCTGGCTACAGCTCCTGGTGGTGTGGGTATTATGGCGGCGATCGCCGCAGATTACGATAAAAATGTCACCCTTGTAGCGCTCGTGCAAGCACTGCGCGTTACTTCCGTAGTTTTTCTAATTCCTTTAGTAGCTAGAGTCTCAAGTAGCGCTTGTTTCCAACCGCAAGCACTATCTATAAAAGATGGCTTGTTTTCTTTCGAGCCATCTCATCTAGGATTACTCTCCTTAGCGCTGTTAGTAACAGGATTAGCAGTTTATCTAGCGACATTATTGAAAATTCCTGCCGCCCCTTTTTTTGCAGCATTATTAGTGGGGATGGCGTTCAATCCAGTTTTGGATTCGCTGACTTTTGTAGGTGACATTAACTTTACTCCGCCACTTGCAATCAAGTTACTAGGTCAAATACTGTTGGGAATTACTATCGGTGAGTACTGGGGTGACAAATCTACGATCAGAAAACAAACTATAGGATATGCCTTGATGTCGGTAGCGATGACTCTCGCTGCTGGGGCGATCGCTGCTTTGCTTGCCATGCAATTAACATCTTGGGATTGGTTGACTTGTCTTTTGGTGACAGCACCTGGAGGATCTGCGGAAATTATCTTAGTTGCTCTGACATTGAATCATAATGTAGAAATTGTCACAGCAGGTCATGTAGTACGACTAATCGCAATTAACATTTCCTTGCCAATTTGGGTATTTTTGTTTCGCCATCTTGATATGAAGAGAACAGAAGGATTCCTACCTGAAAAGTAG
- a CDS encoding isocitrate lyase/PEP mutase family protein, with translation MSSGNKLRELLDRPEIIVIPGVYDCLGAKLAEKQGFEVVATSGFGIAASTLGLPDYGFLTATEMLYSVGRIAQSVSIPLIADMDTGYGNALNVIRVIKDAVQLGLASVILEDQEWPKKCGHFEGKRVIPMTEHVGKIRAAVQARGDNGLVIIARTDARAVLGLEEAIRRGCAYVEAGADALFIEAPQSIEELQTIASTFGDVPLVANIVEGGKTPSLSAFELQQLGFKIVFFPLTALLAVTKIMTACLRQLKEEGTTVNFHELVNFKDFQEIIGVPEYLQIEQQFAGQENENREMGRWGE, from the coding sequence ATGTCTTCTGGAAATAAACTGCGAGAGTTGCTAGATCGTCCAGAAATTATCGTAATTCCTGGCGTTTATGACTGTCTGGGAGCAAAACTTGCCGAAAAACAAGGCTTTGAAGTCGTGGCAACTAGCGGCTTTGGTATTGCTGCTTCCACACTCGGTTTGCCTGACTATGGTTTTCTCACTGCCACGGAAATGCTCTACAGTGTGGGTCGAATCGCTCAGTCGGTAAGTATTCCTCTGATTGCAGATATGGATACTGGCTATGGTAATGCTTTGAATGTCATCCGAGTGATTAAGGATGCTGTACAGTTAGGACTGGCAAGTGTGATTTTAGAAGACCAAGAGTGGCCGAAAAAGTGCGGTCACTTCGAGGGTAAGCGAGTGATTCCCATGACAGAACATGTTGGCAAAATCCGAGCAGCAGTGCAAGCGCGGGGTGATAACGGTTTAGTCATCATTGCTCGTACTGATGCTCGTGCTGTGTTAGGTTTAGAGGAGGCAATTCGGCGCGGTTGTGCCTACGTAGAGGCAGGCGCAGATGCATTATTTATAGAAGCACCCCAATCAATTGAAGAACTGCAAACAATTGCCTCTACCTTTGGTGACGTGCCTTTGGTTGCGAACATTGTTGAAGGTGGCAAAACTCCCTCACTTTCTGCCTTTGAGTTACAACAGCTTGGTTTTAAAATAGTGTTTTTCCCACTTACGGCTTTACTTGCAGTCACAAAAATCATGACTGCTTGTTTGCGTCAGTTAAAAGAAGAGGGAACCACGGTTAATTTTCATGAGTTGGTTAACTTCAAAGATTTTCAAGAAATCATCGGCGTTCCTGAGTATTTGCAAATAGAACAGCAGTTTGCTGGGCAGGAGAATGAGAATAGGGAGATGGGGAGATGGGGAGAATAA